One window of the Archangium primigenium genome contains the following:
- a CDS encoding MarR family winged helix-turn-helix transcriptional regulator has protein sequence MSKIDPAKIWSLKYRLLMSVISHVTPDIVALGVETKELFVLAALEEHPYPAELAATLSMPKPTVTVYVKRLEAAGFVSREIDTEDMRRHRLRLTPAGRKVMNQGLTLLSGAFGERLGRLSAAQQEELRMLLEKMS, from the coding sequence ATGTCGAAAATCGATCCGGCGAAGATCTGGTCGCTGAAGTACCGACTGCTGATGTCGGTCATCTCCCACGTCACCCCGGACATCGTCGCGCTGGGGGTGGAGACCAAGGAATTGTTCGTGCTCGCGGCGCTGGAGGAGCACCCCTACCCCGCGGAGCTGGCGGCGACCTTGAGCATGCCCAAGCCCACCGTGACGGTGTACGTGAAGCGACTGGAGGCCGCGGGCTTCGTGAGCCGGGAGATCGACACCGAGGACATGCGGCGCCACCGGCTGCGGCTCACCCCCGCCGGGCGCAAGGTGATGAATCAAGGCCTGACACTGCTGTCGGGCGCATTCGGTGAGCGGCTGGGCCGCCTGAGCGCCGCGCAGCAGGAAGAGTTGCGGATGTTGTTGGAGAAGATGAGCTGA